Genomic DNA from Haloplanus sp. HW8-1:
ATCGTGTGGACGCGACTGTCCGACGGGGAAGTCCAGTTCTCGACGGCAGCATCTATCACGTCCCTATTTCTCGCACCGGTCGTCACGCCGATTCTGTTGGGCCACCTCCTCTCAAATTCGGGTGGCGTCCCCACGCTATCGATCCTCACCAACCTGGCGATCATTCTGGGTGGGGGGGCCCTGTTACACGTTGGGGTTCCCGAGGGGTGGGTCTCGAAGAGGGCGATGGACGTCTCGACCTCGGCGGCTATCATGTCGTTGATATATATCTCGATCAGCGGGAGCGAGATTTCGGGGATCTCTCCCCGGTGGTTCGCTCGCGTGTTCGCTATCTCGACGCTTCTGGTGGCCCTCGGGGCGCTCTTGGTTCTGCTCCTCAAATACGCGTTGGACCTGTCCTACGGCGAAGCCGTCTCTCTGTTCTTCATCACCAATCTGAAGAATTTGGGGATCACCGTCTCGGTGTCGGTCACCTACACGGGGCCGTTGGTCGTGACCACGATCGTGTTCTACTATGTGTTCCAGCAAGTCATCTCTGCCATGGTGTCCGATCTCTAGGCGTCGGAGGGCGTGCATGCTCTCTCACCCCGGGACTGCATCCGCCCGGTCGGGACGGCGTGTGGTTCGATCCCCGGGTCTCCCCTCGGGAGCGCCGTGTTCGAATAGTCAGAAAAATATTATTTGATAGATATATCATATCTTCAGTATTCAGGTGGAGTGGTAATTCCGGGGTGTCCACTCCGAACCCTGGAGTGGTGCCGTCTCGATGTGGCTCCGGACTGGCGAGGGTATCGACGAGCAACGTGGATGCGACAAATATCGCTTTCTCGCGATATTTATGGCGTAGCGTCCACTACTCTGTCCGATACTACTCCAGATGTGTCCTATCGATGGTAGCGTACAGTCGGTAGCACGGTCAGTCGGAACCGAGATACTTCGGCAGTTCAGTCTGACCGTGTTCCGTTCATGATGCCGGATGGGGGACGTGCCGAGTCTTCTCTCGAAAAGACATCAGTATTCTGTTTTATATTTCAATCTGGTACTTAGTTGGAAGACGAAACGCCCGCTCGACTCCCAAACTCGCATGAGCGCTTCCGGTCCGTTGGCGAACGGACCACGGGGATCGAAGGGTATTGCGAGTGATCGAACGAACCACACGAAAGGCGTCTACGCTGGTCGGGAGTCGAACCACGCCGAGACGTTCCTGCTCGCTCCGCACCTCGTTGCGCCGGCCGGGAGTCCCGCGAGCGAACGGAGTGAGCGAGCGGGCCAAGAGCCGACCGAAGGGAGGCTCGCAGGCTTTTGATCGAGCTTTTACAAGCGAGCGAAGCGAGCGCAGTAAAAGGTCGTAGTGCGCCGGCCGGGATTTGAACCCGGGCCATGAGCTTGGAAGGCTCAGGTCCTACCACTAGACCACCGGCGCCCAGATAACGATTCAGGATCGTAGGATAAGGCAGTTACGTTTGTCCTCAGTCGTCGGCGGGCGACTCCACCGTCTCCTCCCGGAACGAGCGTGCCGTTTCGCGGAGCGACGCCGACATCGCCGGTACCTCGTCGGCCTCGACTGCGCCCTGTGTTTCGATCTCCGCGACGCTTCGCGGAAACGGACGGAGATCCATGTGGATCGCGATGCCGGCTTTGGCGCCCTGACCCATGGCGACGGGAATCTGGTTGTGGCCCTGCACGAGGTCGCCGACGGCGTAGACGCCGTCGACGCTGGTCCGACCGTGGTCGTCGACGACGACGGTGCCGTCGTCGTTCAGGTCACAGTCGAGGTCGGCCGCGAGGTCGCTGTTGTACTCGGAGCCGTACATTGGGAAGCCGCCGCGGTACTCGCGGACGGTCCCATCCGCGAACTCGAAGCTCTCCAGCCAGCCGTCCGCCCCGCGGTTCATCCCCGTGATCTCCTCGTGGATCACGTCGACGGGATGAGCGCGGAGCATGCGGTCGGTCTCTTCGCTCCACGTGGGGTCGTCCCCCCGGGTGAGGAGGTCGACCTCGTCGGTGAAGTTCAACATGATCATGGCGACGTAGGCGGCGCTGTCGCCGTGGCCCATCACGTACACCGATTCGTCGACGAACATGTACGCATCACAGTGGAGACAGTAGTGGAGTCCCCGGCCCGTCGGGGGGAGCGGCGGGTCGGGTCTCGCATCCGAGAACCCTGTCGCGAGGACGACCCGATCCGCGTCGACGGTCGCGTCGTCGACCGCCAGGGAGAACGCCCGGTCACCCTCCGGACGGCGATCGATTTCGGAGACGAACCCCCGATGATAGGTCGCGCCGTAGGCCTGTACCTGTTCGCGTGCAGTTTGGAGGAACTCGAAGCCGGAGACGTCCTCGGTGACGCCGATGACGTTGTGTGTCTCCTGCATCATCGCCGCGCGGCCTCCGCCGCGGTCCACGACGACGGTATCCTGTCCGAGCCGCGTGGTGTAGAGGGCGGCGGTCAGACCGGCCGGCCCCCCACCGACGACGGCCACGTCGTAGTCGTCTGTGTCGGTCATCGTGACACACTTTCGACGCCGAAAGGTTAAGTCCATCACGTCTGTGCGCCCCGCCGTCCAGACCACTACGTCTCCGGCGGACCGACGACCGCGTAGCCGTTCCCGCTCGATTCGAATCGTTCGTGGACGAGGAGGTCGCTCGCCTCCAGGTCGGCCGCGAACTCGTCGGGATCGTAGATGTGGTAATACCGCGGAACGGTCTCGCCGTCCGGGAGCGTCCAGTCGACCGTCGTGTCGAATCCGGTCGTCGCGTCGAAGCGGTCGTGAGTCGTGCTCCAGACGCCGACGAGCGCGCGGCCCGTCGGCGCGAGGACGCGCGCGAGTTCGTCGAGGCTAGCGACGCGGGTCGTCCGCGGGTGAAGGTGATGCAGCGTCGCGACGTACACCGCGAGACCGACGCGATCGGGGCGAACGGGGAGGTGGGCCGCGTCAGCCTGGAGGAGATGGGCGTCGAAGCCCCGTGTTGTCCGCCGCTCGCGGGCGGTTTCCAGCAGCCCCCGGCTGACGTCAAGCGCGAGTACGCGCTGGGCGACGGTGTCGAGCACTTCGGCGTGACGGGCGTTCCCGCACCCGACATCGAGCCCCAGGGCGGCCGCCTCCCTGTCGGCGACGAACCCCTCGACTTCCGGCCACGGGTACTCCCGCGTCGCGGCGAAGTGAGTCGCGATACGGTCGTACGTCTGCCGTGGGTCCGGGTGGTCCATACGGGCTCTCAGTGTCCGAACGGTCATAAGACCGCCGCGTCGGCCGCGTCGACCGCATCGCCCCGGTCACCCGATCAGAGCAACACGAGCGCGAACACGAGGTAGGTCAACGCGAGCAGTCCCGCCGCGTGCTTGACGCCGTCGGCGATTCCACCCTCGGCGAGCTGTCCGGCGATGATCCCGGAACAGACCGCCTGGATGGCGGAGAGGTGGAAAAAGAGCAGTTCGTAGGCGTCGGTGTTCACGTCGGTGCCGGCGAAGGCAGCGGTCACTCCGGCGCTCGGCGCGTTCGACGGCGTCGCCGCCGACGTTCCGGCCGCCTGCTGTACGGCAGGGATGAACGCGACGGTCAGCGCGGCGATGATTCCGAGGAAGACGAACACCGAAATGTAGATCACAAGGATGTAGGTGAGCATCTCCTGACGGCGCTCGCGGCGGAGACGGCGGGTGTCCTGGGCCTCGTCGGCGGCGATGCGGAGCACCGGCGCGATGTCGCCGCTCGCGTCCATGGCGTTGGTGATGAGCGTGACGGCTTGGGTGACCATCCGGGCGCGGGTCCGGACGGCGAGTCGGCGGAGCGCAGTCCCGGCGTCCGCGCCCCAGCGGATATCCCGCCAGGTGCGGTTCACCTCGTCTTCGAGGCCGCCGAGGTCGGTGCCGGCCACGCGTTCGATGCTCTCGACGACGGTCATCCCAGCCTCGTTGACGCTCGCCAGACGATCGAGGAAGTCCGGCACGGCGCGTTCGAGGCGCCGAACCCGGCGCTTGTGCGTCTCGTGGAGAATGGCGAAGATGGCCATGACGACCACCGTGGCCTCGATGACCGGATGATCGAGCGTCCCCAGCGCCGACGGTCCGAGGGGGATCGGAACGGACCGATACAGCACCCAGCCCAGACCGAGCGGAACGGTCACGACGAAACTGATCCAGGGCCGTTCGAGCACGCTCCGTGTCGGCTCGCGCAGCCACTCGCGGACCGTCCGGAACCGGTCGTAGGCCGCGAGGCGTTCGACGTTCCGTCGCTGCCCCACGACCGCCGCCCCGCCGTCGGAGAGTGGCGTCGACGGTCGCCCCCCCGTCGCGTCGTCGCCGACCGTCCCGGCGACGTCGTCGCGGACGTTCGTCAGCGCGGTGTCGTGCTGGGTGAGGCTATCGATGTAGACGACGAACGCCGCGGAGGCGAGAGGGATGCCCGCGTACCCGATGATGCGGACGATAGTGACCGTATTCTCGATGACGAGACCAATGACGACGAGGACGGTGATGAGAAAGAGCGGACCGGCGACCAGGACGGTCACGTATATCTCGGCGAACGTGGAGACGAGTTCGAGATACTGCTCTTGCTGGGCCTCGGCTTCTTCCTGGTACCGCTCGTACTGCTCGCGGAGGAACGTCGAGAGGTTGCGCCCGCTACCGAGCACGCTCGCGAGGTTGTCCGAGAACTCCTCCAACCCCTCGCTGGGCGTCCGGTCGGCGGTGTGACGGAGGGCGGTCAGGATATCCGTCGAGAACGCGTTCATGTCCCGTACGGCGACTCCGACCTCCCGGGCGGCCTCGCCGTAGATGTCGTCGTTGTTGGCGAGCGTCTCCAAGACCGTCGGAAAGGGCATACCGCTCCGCGAGAGCGCGTAGACGAAGGCGATCGTTCGGGGGAGCGTCGCTTCGATCTCACTCGCACGGGCCTCGGCCAACTGATCGAGATACGTCCACCGCGCCCAGTAGGTTCCAAGTGCCAGCGTCGATCCCACCGTCGCCCCGAAGAACAGAAAGAGGACGAACAGGCCGAGCAAGGTCAGATCCTGCAGGCGCGTCAGCCCGGCGAGAAAGGAAAGCGGCGGCGGCACCACCCCTAGGATGGCCGCCCGGCTGATCGAGAAGAGATCGACCAGCCAGACGGCGACGTACACCCCGAGGATGGCGCCGACGACGCCCGCGAGGCCGCTGATGAGGAGCGTCCGGGAGGCGAACACGCGGTGGGTGGTGCCGACGTGGGTGGCCCGCAACCGGGACAGCTGCCAGGATCGTCGGGAACTCCGACCCACGTAGTCCCCGAAGATCGGGACGGCCAGCCGGGAGACGAGCAGATCCGCCCGACGGCTCACCGGAGAGAGCAAGACCGGGAGGCCGATGATCGCGACGACGACGAGCGGTACCAGATGTGCGATCACGCGCCGGGCCCCTCGTCGACCAGTCGGTCCACGCGTTCGAGCACCCGGTCGGAGTCGGCGTAGTACTCGTTGACGAGCGCGGTGAACTGTCGGTAGTCGGTGATCCCCTGATCCCGGAGAGCGGTGAGGAAGCGACGGCGGTCGCGAAGCTCTTCGAGCAGGCGCGTTCGGGACCAACCGCGATCATCCTGAATCTCGTCGAGGAGCGAACTGTTCTCTCGGTCGAAGGTGTCCGTGTCGGCGTCCCAGGTGAAGGCGTTGGAGTAGTCGAGTTCGCCGGTTCGCTGGTCGATGCCGCCGATTTCGCTGATCGCGTTGGACCGACGCACCCGCTCGCCCTCCAGACGGGTGAGTCGCTGGACACAGAGCAAGTCGAGCGACTGAATCATCGCCCGGGGGACGTTGATCGGTTCGTTCTCCAGCCGGTTGATCACCGTCTCGATGCTGTCGGCGTGCATCGTCGAGAAGGTTGTGTGTCCGGTGTTCATCGCCTGAAAGAGGGTGACGGCCTCGTCGCCGCGCACCTCGCCGACGATGATGTACTCCGGGCGATGTCGGAGCGCCGACCGCAACAGGTCGTACATGTCGATGTCGGCACCCTCGTGGAGGCGC
This window encodes:
- a CDS encoding bile acid:sodium symporter; the protein is MLSLVYRGKNVVIVLLAVGAGVLVPKLGTQLRPLITPLVIFLVYSSFRDTDSNSSTIGSYWELLLLFLLLSYGVLPVLGMYIVDLLLSGGTRTGFAIMLAAPTTAGSAIVWTRLSDGEVQFSTAASITSLFLAPVVTPILLGHLLSNSGGVPTLSILTNLAIILGGGALLHVGVPEGWVSKRAMDVSTSAAIMSLIYISISGSEISGISPRWFARVFAISTLLVALGALLVLLLKYALDLSYGEAVSLFFITNLKNLGITVSVSVTYTGPLVVTTIVFYYVFQQVISAMVSDL
- a CDS encoding NAD(P)/FAD-dependent oxidoreductase, producing MTDTDDYDVAVVGGGPAGLTAALYTTRLGQDTVVVDRGGGRAAMMQETHNVIGVTEDVSGFEFLQTAREQVQAYGATYHRGFVSEIDRRPEGDRAFSLAVDDATVDADRVVLATGFSDARPDPPLPPTGRGLHYCLHCDAYMFVDESVYVMGHGDSAAYVAMIMLNFTDEVDLLTRGDDPTWSEETDRMLRAHPVDVIHEEITGMNRGADGWLESFEFADGTVREYRGGFPMYGSEYNSDLAADLDCDLNDDGTVVVDDHGRTSVDGVYAVGDLVQGHNQIPVAMGQGAKAGIAIHMDLRPFPRSVAEIETQGAVEADEVPAMSASLRETARSFREETVESPADD
- a CDS encoding class I SAM-dependent methyltransferase, which gives rise to MDHPDPRQTYDRIATHFAATREYPWPEVEGFVADREAAALGLDVGCGNARHAEVLDTVAQRVLALDVSRGLLETARERRTTRGFDAHLLQADAAHLPVRPDRVGLAVYVATLHHLHPRTTRVASLDELARVLAPTGRALVGVWSTTHDRFDATTGFDTTVDWTLPDGETVPRYYHIYDPDEFAADLEASDLLVHERFESSGNGYAVVGPPET
- a CDS encoding type II secretion system F family protein, encoding MIAHLVPLVVVAIIGLPVLLSPVSRRADLLVSRLAVPIFGDYVGRSSRRSWQLSRLRATHVGTTHRVFASRTLLISGLAGVVGAILGVYVAVWLVDLFSISRAAILGVVPPPLSFLAGLTRLQDLTLLGLFVLFLFFGATVGSTLALGTYWARWTYLDQLAEARASEIEATLPRTIAFVYALSRSGMPFPTVLETLANNDDIYGEAAREVGVAVRDMNAFSTDILTALRHTADRTPSEGLEEFSDNLASVLGSGRNLSTFLREQYERYQEEAEAQQEQYLELVSTFAEIYVTVLVAGPLFLITVLVVIGLVIENTVTIVRIIGYAGIPLASAAFVVYIDSLTQHDTALTNVRDDVAGTVGDDATGGRPSTPLSDGGAAVVGQRRNVERLAAYDRFRTVREWLREPTRSVLERPWISFVVTVPLGLGWVLYRSVPIPLGPSALGTLDHPVIEATVVVMAIFAILHETHKRRVRRLERAVPDFLDRLASVNEAGMTVVESIERVAGTDLGGLEDEVNRTWRDIRWGADAGTALRRLAVRTRARMVTQAVTLITNAMDASGDIAPVLRIAADEAQDTRRLRRERRQEMLTYILVIYISVFVFLGIIAALTVAFIPAVQQAAGTSAATPSNAPSAGVTAAFAGTDVNTDAYELLFFHLSAIQAVCSGIIAGQLAEGGIADGVKHAAGLLALTYLVFALVLL